A genomic segment from Pristiophorus japonicus isolate sPriJap1 chromosome 16, sPriJap1.hap1, whole genome shotgun sequence encodes:
- the LOC139226175 gene encoding aurora kinase A-like — protein sequence MSTPQAGRAASSPRPSAIFLAAMLEFFEDQQATSPAPHYPACPGRLISSSNTAARLLPEASEHAITTSHQPIPILLQLPIACAVCAVNGGEKTNKQATGRRAGRIGTRTARGAPLTPIRLAGPKPCLKKQLSGSSIPVLSTSLLSLRNMTEVPTVVPQAAALGCGVQRLGPEPESQQLVKKWSIDNFDIGRPLGKGKFGNVYLARERDSQFILALKMLFKSQLEKENVEHQLRREIEIQSRLKHPNILRLYNYFFDRTRIYLILEYAPRGAAEIWLFLLSRGQPLIHFGAGITVLSHFKEGDSQTSNQRTCSWVCTGS from the exons ATGTCCACTCCGCAGGcaggcagggctgcgtcatcgcccagaCCCTccgcaatcttcctcgctgccatgctggagttctttgaagat CAACAGGCCACAAGCCCGGCCCCTCATTACCCGGCCTGCCCCGGGCGCCTGATCTCCAGCAGTAACACTGCAGCTCGGCTCCTGCCCGAGGCCTCCGAGCATGCCATAACAACCTCGCATCAACCAATCCCCATCCTGCTGCAATTGCCAATCGCGTGCGCTGTT TGTGCCGTTAACGGAGGGGAGAAAACAAACAAGCAAGCAACAGGGCGCCGGGCCGGGAGAATTGGGACCCGCACCGCCCGGGGAGCG CCACTAACTCCCATTCGATTAGCCGGCCCGAAGCCTTGTCTGAAGAAGCAGCTGAGTGGATCCTCCATCCCGGTGTTATCGACTTCCCTCTTGTCCTTAAGAAACATGACTGAAGTTCCCACCGTGGTACCACAAGCAGCAG CTCTGGGATGTGGAGTTCAAAGACTGGGGCCAGAACCTGAAAGCCAGCAGTTAGTTAA AAAGTGGTCCATTGACAACTTTGACATCGGACGCCCTCTTGGAAAAGGCAAATTTGGAAATGTGTACTTGGCTCGTGAACGGGATTCACAGTTTATCCTGGCATTGAAGATGCTTTTCAAGTCCCAGCTCGAGAAAGAGAATGTTGAACATCAACTCCGCCGAGAGATTGAAATACAGTCTCGCCTCAA GCATCCAAATATCTTGAGGCTATACAACTATTTCTTCGATCGGACGAGAATTTACCTAATACTAGAATACGCCCCTCGAGGAGCTGCAGAAATCTGGCTGTTTCTCCTGAGCAGAGGACAGCCACTGA TACATTTTGGAGCTGGCATTACAGTATTGTCACATTTTAAAGAAGGTGATTCACAGACATCAAACCAGAGAACCTGCTCCTGGGTCTGCACGGGGAGCTGA
- the LOC139226552 gene encoding aurora kinase C-like yields MSAKENWDPHRPGGCKKPLTPIRLAGPKPCLKKQLSGSSIPVSPTSLLSLRNMTKVATVVPQATALGSGVQRLGPEPESQQLVKKWSIDNFDIGRPLGKGKFGNVYLARERDSQFILALKVLFKSQLEKENVEHQLRREIEIQSRLKHPNILRLYNYFFDRTRIYLMLEYAPRGELYKELQKSGCFTEQRTATYILELADALQYCHLKKVIHRDIKPENLLLGLRGELKIADFGWSVHAPSSRRKTLCGTLDYLPPEMVEGRMHDEKVDLWCLGILCYEFLVGHPPFESGSHQETYRRICKVDIQFGARMSDGAKSLIGQLLRHNPVLRLPLKGVIEHPWVKSNARRLLPPECRASSEDQGPH; encoded by the exons ATGAGCGCGAAGGAGAATTGGGACCCGCACCGCCCGGGGGGCTGCAAGAAG CCACTAACTCCCATTCGGTTAGCCGGCCCGAAGCCTTGTCTGAAGAAGCAGCTGAGTGGATCCTCCATCCCGGTGTCACCGACTTCCCTCTTGTCCTTAAGAAACATGACTAAAGTTGCCACCGTGGTACCACAAGCAACAG CTCTGGGATCTGGAGTTCAAAGACTGGGGCCAGAACCTGAAAGCCAGCAGTTAGTTAA AAAGTGGTCCATTGACAACTTTGACATCGGACGCCCTCTTGGAAAAGGCAAATTTGGAAATGTGTACTTGGCTCGTGAACGGGATTCACAGTTTATCCTGGCACTGAAGGTGCTTTTCAAGTCCCAGCTCGAGAAAGAGAATGTTGAACATCAACTCCGCCGAGAGATTGAAATACAGTCTCGCCTCAA GCATCCAAATATCTTGAGGCTATACAACTATTTCTTCGATCGGACGAGAATTTACCTAATGCTAGAATACGCCCCTCGAGGAGAGCTGTACAAAGAGCTGCAGAAATCTGGCTGTTTCACTGAGCAGAGGACAGCCACT TACATTTTGGAGCTGGCAGACGCATTACAGTATTGTCATTTAAAGAAGGTGATTCACAGAGACATCAAACCAGAGAACCTGCTCCTGGGTCTGCGCGGGGAGCTGAAAATAGCTGACTTTGGGTGGTCTGTGCACGCTCCGTCATCAAG AAGGAAGACTTTGTGTGGCACTTTGGATTACCTGCCTCCAGAGATGGTTGAAGGCCGGATGCATGATGAGAAAGTGGACTTGTGGTGCCTGGGAATTCTGTGCTACGAATTCCTGGTTGGACACCCTCCATTCGAATCTGGGTCTCACCAGGAGACTTACAGGAGGATCTGTAAG GTTGATATCCAGTTTGGAGCCCGCATGTCAGACGGTGCCAAGAGTCTAATCGGTCAATTGCTTCGACATAATCCGGTACTGAGACTTCCTCTGAAGGGGGTGATTGAACATCCATGGGTGAAGTCCAACGCCCGCAGGCTCCTCCCCCCAGAATGTCGAGCCAGCAGTGAGGACCAAGGCCCTCACTAG